From the genome of Nicotiana tabacum cultivar K326 chromosome 2, ASM71507v2, whole genome shotgun sequence:
gattagagatcctagagtgaaagtgggagcagatcaccatggactttgtagttgggctcccacggacttcgaggaagttcgatgctatttggattattgtggatcggcttactaagtccgcgcatttcattccaattggtactacttactcttcaaagcggttggctgagatttacatccgagagatcgttcgcctgcatggtgtcccagtttccatcattttagataggggtactcagtttacatcgcagttttggagggccgtgcagcgagagttgggtactcaggttgagttgagcacagcttttcaccctcagacggacgggcagtccgagagcattattcagatattggaggacatgttgcgtgcttgtgtcattgactttgggggttcatgggactagtttctgccactcgcagagtttgcatataacaacagttatcagtcgagtattcaaatggctctgtatgaggctttatatgggaggaggtgtagatctccggttggatggtttgagccgggtgaggctaggctattaggtacagactttgtccaggacgcattagataaggtaaaattgattcaggagcggcttcgcacggcgcagtctaggcagaagagctacgcggataggaaggtccttGACGTGTCTTTTATAGTTGGGAGAAGGTTTTGCttaaggtatcacccatgaagggtgttatgaggtttggaaagaggggcaagttgagcccccggtttattgggccttttgaggtgcttcaaaggatatgagaggtggcttataagcttgccttgccacccagcttgtcgagtgtgcatcaaatgtttcatgtttccatgctccggaagtatattggagattcgtcccatgttttggatttcagcacggttcagttgaagggtgatatgacttatgatgtggagtcggtggctattttggatcggcaggttcgaaggttgaggtcaaaggatatagcttcagagaaggtgcaatggagaggtcagcctgtggaggaggccatcTGGTAGACTaaacgggagatgcggagcagatatccacacctattcgagactccaggtatgtttctagacccgttcgaggacgaacggatgtttaagagggggaggatgtaacgatccggtcggtcgttttgagagttataaccctgttcccttatttacttctcaatttatgtcttgcaattgatttataacttatcgggttagttggctcgggtccggaaggaactcggagtgaaataaggcacttagtctcataattaaaaaaataagttagaaaagtggaccggatatggacctatgtgtaaacgatctcagattcGAATTCTAATAATTCCAATAGTtgcgtatgatgattttggtcttaggagcatgtccggaatattgtttggaggtccgtagaggaattaggcttgaaatgccgaaagtttaatttttgagaagtttgaccggggggttgactttttgatattagggtcggaatctgattctgaaaattggaatacctctgttatgtcatttatgacttgtgtacaaaattttagatcaatcggacgtgatttgataggttcgggagtcgtttgtagaaattagaaatttcaaagttcattaggcttaaattagggtgtaattcatggttttagcattgtttgaggtgatttgagggttcgactaagtccatatgatgttttaggacttgttggtatatttggttgagttcccgaggggctcgagtgagtttcggatggttaacgggttggattatggacttggaactctgctggaatttttccgatgcaccatctggtttccttcatcgcgttcgcgagtggagcctcgcgttcgcgaagagaaactgagaggctggcaatatttgctcttcgcgtttaTGAGGAGAAGAACGCATTtgcgaagggtggactgggtgtgcatcgtgaacgcgagagatgttatgcgttcgcgaagaagagaggaagcaacCGAGGACCCcgggcaattggtctacgcgttcgcgagggggtgtcacgttcgcgtagtgagggggaacgaaacatcgcatttgcaatgggttgaacgcgttcacatagaaggcattgaggcagaggcattttgtgcttcgtgaacatGAGGGTgatgtcgcattcgcgaaagaggaatttggacgggagctattttgtgctttgcgaacgcgaggcattgaccgcgttcgcgaagaagaaaagcctgggcagtgagtttaagttctgaaaaccattttcagtttttgacaatttggagctcggattgaggcgatttttgggtgattttcagaggaaacaacgggataagtgttcttaactcaatattggttaaattacccgaatccatgattgtttttatcatttaattagtgaattgagttggaaaaaaattaaaaaccctcttggtttaaattgaagattgagggtcgagttggggtcggattttggtaaaattgatatggttacactcgtggttgaatgggctttcggattttgtaacttttgtcgagttccgagacgtgggctccacgggcgatttttgagctaattttcgaatttttatggaaaatcattattttcttatggaattgattctaatgaattttattgactgaaatgaattatttatgaccagattcgaggagtttggagaccaattcacgaggaaaggacattgcataATAAGAATTTCATGGCTTGAAGttagtaacgattgtaaatctagtcccgaGGGTAAGAAATcccagatttcgtatcattctactattttgagtagacgcacatgctaggtgacgggcatgtgggcatgcaccgttggggatttgtgacttggtccgtcccgtagcaactgtaaagttgcatattttgttgtaactatatgatacttatatgctTTAGAAATAGTTTCTGTAAATTggactgaatgccatgtttgggccgtGTGCCAgtgctatttggacccttaggggcctttgattactatcctctcactgttttcgattaaaaatctatactcagtcatggttatacttgtttactgcataactcagttttatgactctattttgatgcatataaatatttttgggccgaatgccctgttttactgaaacacccgagtggcttgagaggtttatgattgagtgaagccgagggcctgattgtgaggatgagtgtggatcggggctgccctcctgcagtatactttattattatagcacatgagttgtctgtacagcacgtgagttgtccatgcagattatagcgcttgggctgaaggagccgctccggagtttgtacacagccccagtgagcgcaggtacctactgagtgcgagtgccgagtgctgagtgactgggaggcatgagtgatcgtgaggtatgctcgagtggcaagagtgattgtgaggtatgctcgagtggcaagagtgattgtgaggtatgcccgagtggcaagagtgactgtgaggtttgcccgaggggctgtatatgagtgatattttgcccgaggggctgtatatgagtgatgttttgcccgaggggctgtttaagatttcatcatttttgctcacctttacatttttcctctgtctgaaaattgttgaaaaaatatctttaaataatttttactggaagtgggtttaaacgagatgttttgattcaaaccctgatttttaaaagcatgaggtattagactgagatttcatgatatgaatgttatatgctttattgctcgtcactactgctcagtctttatttattgttgttacttactgagttggcatactcacgttactccctgcaccttgtgtacagatccaggtgtagctggacatggtaacggttgttgattgttctgattgCAGATTTTTCTGGGGGATATCAAGGTagttgcctggcgatcgcagccctgctcttctccctcttatcttcctctagttgtatttagctattttccaggctgagttagccttgatattgttagacagattgtagtagatgctcatgactagtgacaccccgatgtcgggcttttccttccgcactttgttttttttattggaactcatttatgaaggtttttatgttaaataatattgaaattatctttgaaatgaaaaatatcagtttgttttttaaatgagtcggcttgcctagtttcacgataggcgccatcacgacaggggttagtttgggtcgtgacattgcaTTCATATGAATAAATCAGGGTGTATTCATCTGTATTTAACAGATTGCATTCATATGAATTAAATAGTTGTATTCATCTGTATTCAATAGGTTGTATTTATCTGTATTCAACAGGTTGTATTTATCTGTATTCAACAGGTTGCATTCATATGAATTGTACAAGTTGTATTCATCTGTAATCAACATATTGTATTCACATATATTCAACTTGTTGTATTCATATGATATTGGCAggttgtattcatatgtatttaaCAAGTTGTATTTCAAGTCAGAAACAGTGTTTAGATGTATTTCACATTCAGTAACCATATACAATCTCACATCCAAACATGttttgtatttagatgtatttaaATGTATTCAAAAACATGAATGATTTATGATGAATGACATATGAAATCTATTTACAATACACTCATATTCTGACATTTTGTATTGATATGTAATAGTTGTATTGTAATTATATATTCAGATTTAATACACCAACTAACTATATCCAGAATATATTCACGTAAAAATTCAAAATGTATTATTTCAAAATCTAACCTGAATCTATGACACATCGTTATAGCACTAATATAAGTCAGAATGTGAACTAAGTCCTACATGGAGCATTTCTACAAGTACGCTTATTATGACCTTCCTGCCCACAtatgctacatgaatgttgatttTTCTCTGTAGCAATTCACTGAACGGCTTACCGCGCTTCTTCTTTGGCCTTCCAGGAGGTCTTTTTCATTTGGGTGGTAAGACAACTTCCTCTGATATATGTGCTGGTATATTTCATTCATTTCGGTCAGGCAACGAATACACGGGCACCTCGTATGTCATTACAACAGACTTTGGTTTGTAATAGTTTGAGCAATAATCTTCTGGTATTAGAAACTTGCTCTTCAAGACAGCCCAAGCGTGTGGGCATGGTAATTCGTCAACTTGGAACCGCCCACAACTGCACTTTCTCTCTAAGAGGCAAACGATGTAATGCCTTCCTTCATCGTTCATCGTATGTAAGTATTCAGTCGATGGTACTACCTACATTTAAACATAGaccaattattttaaaatattttaaaaaaaaattatttatatatcaAAGAATAGACGTATTAATTACAATATagatatataattaaaataaaatttaaatatacaACATTAAACTTTTATTTAGCTTTCAAAATCATCATATATATTGAATTCAAACAAATTTGTATTGAATAcaaacatatatgtatatataaaatacaaaGAAATACAGCTatatacaatgaaatacattgaATACAATGGAATACATTCTATATATGCTGACAGAATATTACAGATGATTACATTTTGACTGGTGAATACAGTGATATACAATAACTATCTGCTTATGAAGTGCATATAGTTAGAAACAAAACCATTAAATTCAACTAACGATACAATTAGCATAAGTTCTGTATTTTGAATAGTAGAAATTGTATCAGAAATAAATACACCTTGTACCATGGATAAATATAGAATACAATGACTTATAAAAAAATAACTTACAGTCATGCGTGTAGACATTGCCTCATTCAAGGTAAGCATATCCTGGTATTGTTTTTCAAGCGTTGTGTATGTTTGTGAAGTTTCTTTCCGATTGCTGCAATTCTAACGTCCAAACATCTTCCTAACTTCTTCGAGGAAGTCGTATATTGGCAATTCATCATGTGTGTATGCTTTTGCCAAATTCAGCATGTGTGTACGCTTTTGCATGTCAAATTCAGACTGTCAAATTCAACACGTGTGTATGCTTTTGCCATCGAGAAGTATATCTCGCTCAACTTTGAATGactctttttgaatttcttaTATACGTTGTTCCATAGATGCCATATACAAGCAAAATGTGGTACCGCTGGATACACTCTTGATACAGATTTGATGATACTCTCATTCCTATCTGAAATGATGCACATGTTTTCCCTCTCACCATATGCTTtcttgaattgctcaaagaaccacGACCAAGCAGTATCGTTCTCTGAATCAATAACACCATATGCTAGTGGCAGTATATGACCTGTAAAGACAATTGCATACATATTATAAATATGTATTTCAATCTTTAATAGGCAGTAATATTATCAAATTTTATTATAATCCCCATACTCACCTGCACCATCCAACGTGTTGGCCGAGACGAATGTCCCGGTGTAATACGATTTTAAGTGGCTTCCATCCACAACCACAATGGGTCTACAATGATCGAACCCCTTTATAAAGGCATACAAATAAATATACACATACATGAACTCATTTTTTGGCGATTTTACCATTCTAATGTGCGAACCAGGATATGTCATATCCATTGTATATAAGTATCCTGATAATTTATTGTATGAATCAACCAGTTCACCTCTCAAAAaattcattgccttttctttagCCCGCCACGCCAACATGAAACTAATATCTACACCAAAATCTGATTTTACATCATCAATTATATCCTTTGGGGTGTATTTCCTCTTATGATTAGTAAGCTTGGACCTAATCATACCACCGATAAGACTGCTACTTGCTTGACATTGCTCATACACCTTATCCTTCAACAAACATGTATGCTTATCATTGAACTCTCTCACTTTGAACATTTGTGATTTGTTAATGCTAGATGCCTTAAACATCCATTCACAATCCTCTCATATACATAATAATGTATAGCTGCAAATAATATTTT
Proteins encoded in this window:
- the LOC107785843 gene encoding uncharacterized protein LOC107785843; protein product: MFKVREFNDKHTCLLKDKVYEQCQASSSLIGGMIRSKLTNHKRKYTPKDIIDDVKSDFGVDISFMLAWRAKEKAMNFLRGELVDSYNKLSGYLYTMDMTYPGSHIRMVKSPKNEFMYVYIYLYAFIKGFDHCRPIVVVDGSHLKSYYTGTFVSANTLDGAGHILPLAYGVIDSENDTAWSWFFEQFKKAYGERENMCIISDRNESIIKSVSRVYPASEFDMQKRTHMLNLAKAYTHDELPIYDFLEEVRKMFGR